The Acyrthosiphon pisum isolate AL4f unplaced genomic scaffold, pea_aphid_22Mar2018_4r6ur Scaffold_21302;HRSCAF=23566, whole genome shotgun sequence sequence ACCGCACATGTTCTATTAATTGgggcaaaatttgttttctggAACCCAAATCATGTTTTACCCATCGAATAACactttcaaatatctacaacaACCAATATACTTTTACTaactaattatactatttttatgtaaGGAGGTTACTTAATTTTCCCATCCGTAATAGGtactgaaattaataattataaatttaactttgcaTACTTTTTCTTCAGATGGAGCTGTAAGTTCTTCACTAGAGATCAACTTAACCATTTGATCATATGACATGGAAAGGAATTCTTCTCCTTCTACCACATCACTAAAAATCATATCATAACTATAATCAGTATAATTTGCTTAtagaattatagtaataaataatatttcgtacgAAAAGTGttgttgaatatataattctgAACTTGTTGACAATTGCATACAGCCATGTAAATCAGCTAACGCATTTATCCCAATAACATTTGTAGGACATACTTGTGCCTGTAGAAAATCACAACATGCCTTTTTGACTTCTTGTAACTGCAAAAGATTTGATGCTGAcaacaaaatcttaaaaaataaacaaaaaacaatataaacaattttgacttctataataaaataaaagttatttattattacctgtacatttttttctgtgATTGAGATTTTCCCAGAATAAACAAAGTCTATTAAGAGATGTAAGGCTCTAGAGTCCAACTGCCTGATTATAACTTGATTTATATTCTTTTCTGAAAAATTTGTGAACATTGCAAGGAAATATGGACTAGCCGATGCTAAAACCACTTTATGGCCGAATATAACTTCACCATCGTCTGTTTCTAGTTTAATATCACAAAGAATCTCAtctctaaaaaacaaaaatgtgttactTACATTTATCTAACGGTTTAAGTCATTTACTACTTACTTTCGTAAGGATTGTAATACTTCGTATATCTCCGAAAACGAAGATTTCTTATACTCGTATATAGCGGGTTCACATCTACTGGTTTCAGGAATTTGCTTCGTATTTTGCATCGCTAATTGTATAAAAAGTCTGGTGCATGGAAGTCTTCAGACTAAATCTGGTCCCAA is a genomic window containing:
- the LOC100569193 gene encoding kelch-like protein 3, whose product is MQNTKQIPETSRCEPAIYEYKKSSFSEIYEVLQSLRKDEILCDIKLETDDGEVIFGHKVVLASASPYFLAMFTNFSEKNINQVIIRQLDSRALHLLIDFVYSGKISITEKNVQILLSASNLLQLQEVKKACCDFLQAQVCPTNVIGINALADLHGCMQLSTSSELYIQQHFSDVVEGEEFLSMSYDQMVKLISSEELTAPSEEKIFESVIRWVKHDLGSRKQILPQLIEHVRLPLTSRDYILEKALDEPVFNSCLECKDYVIEALHFHLLKSDGLITIPHNIRTKPRQPGGTHKQVILVVGGLGHDYEVLESTKYYDPKLNKWQSGPKFEPRFGGGLAVVKDSNIVLYVGGVNNSRSFYQSVYVLDLSSELPCWKPSIDMLIKRSYLGVCVINNLVYAVSNVEL